In Phlebotomus papatasi isolate M1 chromosome 1, Ppap_2.1, whole genome shotgun sequence, the following proteins share a genomic window:
- the LOC129798165 gene encoding transcriptional adapter 2B isoform X1 has translation MAELFDKYVCTNCQEDIQGIRVHCAECTDFELCLQCFAAGVEIGAHRNDHNYQFMDTGILSIFRGKGGWSAREELHLLNAIEQFGFGNWEDISKHIETRSPEEAKEEYVNHFLLGTIGRHTWQPTVETMRPHLTDHTVYEDNGPLSQLITQRLPPIDVLPDEATQLCYMPNRDDFEREYDTAAEQLVSSLSLSVDDEETDIVLKLAQVDIYTRRLRERARRKRLVRDYQLVANFFRGTLRRTRYSREQREMRDRFRVFAQFYTAHEFERLLSSLDREKALRIRLSELHRYRWNGLTSMDECVHFEQHAAVAPHRNTGPYGHGRTDNRQTSERQQALSSHLQQIRKGESAAPVNSSSTVQKSMHHTVDQVSSEGSSLNRNSLDSCRGAAGPASGNRQSQQSVVTTATTTTEPLSSQPGGNLLSTNELKLCATLNLPPTRYITLKTVLLSGARSAIDTKISPLENCVREYLMKAGWLSNGGQ, from the exons ATGGCGG AACTGTTCGACAAGTACGTGTGCACAAACTGCCAAGAAGATATACAGGGAATTCGTGTCCACTGTGCAGAATGTACGGATTTTGAGTTGTGTCTGCAG TGTTTTGCGGCTGGTGTTGAGATCGGAGCTCATCGGAATGATCACAATTATCAGTTCATGGACACGGGCATTCTGTCCATCTTCCGGGGCAAGGGAGGGTGGTCCGCGAGAGAAGAATTGCACCTCCTGAATGCCATTGAGCAATTTGGGTTTGGGAATTGGGAGGATATTAGCAAACACATTGAGACTCGTAGTCCAGAGGAGGCCAAGGAGGAATATGTCAATCATTTCCTTTTGGGAACAATTGGACGACATACGTGGCAACCAACGGTTGAAACCATGAGGCCCCATCTAACAGATCACACTGTGTACGAGGACAATGGGCCACTCAGTCAGTTGATCACCCAGCGTCTGCCGCCAATTGATGTATTGCCCGATGAAGCTACCCAGTTGTGTTATATGCCCAACCGGGATGACTTCGAGCGGGAATACGATACGGCGGCCGAACAGCTGGTGTCCTCCTTGTCTCTCAGTGTGGACGACGAAGAGACTGATATTGTGCTGAAATTGGCCCAGGTGGACATTTACACCAGACGCCTCCGGGAACGGGCTCGGAGGAAGCGTCTGGTGCGTGACTACCAGCTCGTGGCAAATTTCTTCCGGGGCACCCTCCGGAGAACACGATACTCGCGCGAACAGAGGGAGATGCGCGATCGTTTTCGggtatttgctcaattttacaCAGCTCATGAATTTGAGCGACTTCTGAGTTCTCTGGATCGGGAAAAGGCCCTTAGGATTCGCCTCAGTGAACTCCATAGATACCGCTGGAATGGACTTACCAGCATGGATGAGTGTGTGCATTTTGAACAACATGCAGCTGTAGCGCCCCACAGAAACACCGGCCCGTATGGACATGGACGCACG GACAACCGGCAAACTTCCGAGCGTCAACAGGCATTGTCGTCGCACTTGCAGCAAATAAGAAAAGG aGAAAGCGCCGCACCCGTAAATTCAAGTTCCACCGTCCAAAAGTCCATGCACCACACCGTCGACCAGGTCTCCTCCGAAGGCTCATCGCTCAACAGAAACTCCTTGGATAGCTGTCGGGGAGCGGCGGGGCCCGCCAGCGGCAACCGTCAGAGTCAGCAATCGGTGGTGACGACAGCGACGACGACAACGGAGCCACTGAGCTCACAACCGGGCGGCAATCTCCTGTCGACGAATGAACTCAAACTCTGCGCAACACTCAATCTCCCGCCCACCCGTTATATAACACTCAAGACTGTGCTACTGAGTGGGGCGCGAAGCGCCATTGACACAAAAATCTCTCCGCTCGAAAATTGCGTCCGGGAATATCTTATGAAGGCCGGATGGCTTTCGAATGGGGGCCAGTGA
- the LOC129798170 gene encoding TRAF3-interacting protein 1, whose amino-acid sequence MGEVNEAVIKKTQETLGKFVKRPPLTDKLLMKPPFRFLHDVINVVIKETGFLKGLYTVEELNSENVRDRDAKIKFLEKLINIVEMVTKADLKVRPSKIVAGQEVEKTNELLQAIGMAIEKKLDSRAAIESSRAENVPKKTTKAAPVVTQKTKPSPTTTAPATKGQKPGGKVEKTAEKKVKGTVEKKGREKPKNEVKEKPKVEAKVTKNVMKKESVLAKNEKNKKDQDKKRIDSGIKLEDSPNEQETNREDSPKGIQLTLEATPKNDPVQTKTTERIPEEPPKEVLKEVTKVSEEKPEVKAEPVQEVRTERDELVDVIDEEAERRRKEKRPPKTPAAEENVPEDPPPEQPESRPESHQRRRTKSSEKKGKKLKDVKEEKEVVQKPEKKSFIKQSSVDGSGKIQNVPRPRTSLRPPSVRPASARPGAPRRRDRNVEIVLQPEETIKIGDISVKMENFSVDLEDDGENLIIIEDSTNREDPLLSSVSQIENGDAGQEHGHLVQQILETQKGLTGGKSVADEDKKIDDWSDRRTRQASTQQMDALRESIQKLTRAVNPLGKLMNFLQEDIDSMQREFNMWREMHQMALSELNRERSHSQPATEALKLLESSIQEHTELIDISRANILQNEQKIAKILTDT is encoded by the exons ATGGGTGAAGTGAATGAAGCTGTGATCAAGAAGACCCAGGAGACTCTGGGGAAGTTTGTCAAGAGGCCTCCATTGACGGATAAATTGCTAATGAAGCCACCGTTTCGATTTCTCCATGATGTCATCAATGTG GTGATCAAGGAGACGGGTTTTCTCAAGGGATTGTACACCGTGGAAGAGCTCAATTCTGAGAATGTCCGAGATCGAGAtgccaaaattaaatttctagaGAAATTAATCAATATTGTCG AAATGGTTACCAAGGCGGACTTGAAGGTGCGTCCATCGAAGATTGTTGCTGGGCAGGAAGTCGAAAAGACTAATGAACTCCTTCAGGCCATTGGTATGGCTATTGAGAAGAAACTCGACAGTCGAGCGGCAATTGAGTCTTCCAGGGCGGAAAATGTGCCCAAGAAGACAACAAAGGCTGCTCCTGTTGTGACCCAGAAAACAAAACCATCACCCACAACAACAGCACCTGCCACGAAGGGGCAGAAACCAGGTGGGAAGGTGGAAAAGACTGCTGAGAAGAAGGTGAAGGGGACTGTTGAGAAAAAGGGGCGCGAGAAGCCCAAGAATGAGGTGAAAGAGAAGCCAAAAGTTGAGGCAAAAGTCACGAAGAATGTGATGAAAAAGGAAAGTGTTTTGGCTAAAAATGAGAAGAACAAGAAGGATCAGGACAAAAAAAGGATAGACAGTGGAATTAAATTGGAGGATTCGCCGAATGAGCAGGAGACAAATCGTGAGGATTCTCCGAAAGGGATTCAGTTGACGCTTGAAGCAACGCCTAAAAATGATCCTGTGCAGACGAAAACGACAGAAAGGATCCCAGAGGAGCCACCAAAAGAGGTGCTTAAGGAAGTAACCAAGGTTTCTGAAGAGAAACCAGAGGTAAAGGCAGAACCTGTCCAGGAAGTAAGGACAGAACGTGATGAACTTGTCGATGTGATTGATGAGGAGGCAGAACGTCGTAGGAAGGAGAAACGCCCACCGAAAACACCTGCAGCAGAAGAAAATGTTCCAGAAGATCCTCCGCCTGAACAACCGGAATCCCGTCCGGAAAGTCATCAGCGAAGGAGGACAAAGTCATCGGAGAAAAAGGGGAAGAAACTCAAAGATGTGAAGGAAGAGAAGGAAGTTGTTCAGAAGCCTGAAAAGAAATCCTTCATCAAGCAATCAAGCGTCGATGGAAGTGGAAAAATTCAGAATGTTCCTCGTCCTAGGACTTCCCTGAGGCCACCAAGTGTTCGACCAGCTTCAGCACGTCCAGGAGCTCCGAGGAGGCGGGATCGCAACGTTGAGATTGTCCTGCAGCCAGAGGAGACGATCAAAATTGGAGATATCAGCGTGAAGATGGAGAATTTTTCTGTTGATCTTGAAGATGATGGGGAAAATCTGATAATTATTGAGGATTCAACGAATCGAGAGGATCCTCTGTTAAGTTCAGTGTCTCAAATTGAGAATGGCGATGCTGGTCAGGAGCATGGACATCTCGTGCAGCAGATCCTGGAGACACAAAAGGGGCTCACGGGAGGAAAATCCGTGGCTGATGAGGACAAGAAAATCGATGATTGGAGTGATCGACGCACGAGGCAGGCTTCAACGCAGCAGATGGATGCTCTCAGGGAGTCAATCCAAAAACTGACGAGAGCTGTCAATCCGCTGGGAAAATTGATGAATTTCCTGCAGGAGGATATCGATTCCATGCAGAGGGAATTCAATATGTGGCGTGAGATGCATCAAATGGCTCTCAGTGAACTCAATCGCGAGAGGTCTCATTCGCAACCAGCTACGGAAGCTCTCAAGCTACTAGAATCTTCAATTCAGGAGCATACAGAGCTCATAGACATCAGTCGAGCCAATATTCTGCAGAATGAgcagaaaattgcaaaaatcctCACAGACACCTAA
- the LOC129798165 gene encoding transcriptional adapter 2B isoform X2 encodes MAELFDKYVCTNCQEDIQGIRVHCAECTDFELCLQCFAAGVEIGAHRNDHNYQFMDTGILSIFRGKGGWSAREELHLLNAIEQFGFGNWEDISKHIETRSPEEAKEEYVNHFLLGTIGRHTWQPTVETMRPHLTDHTVYEDNGPLSQLITQRLPPIDVLPDEATQLCYMPNRDDFEREYDTAAEQLVSSLSLSVDDEETDIVLKLAQVDIYTRRLRERARRKRLVRDYQLVANFFRGTLRRTRYSREQREMRDRFRVFAQFYTAHEFERLLSSLDREKALRIRLSELHRYRWNGLTSMDECVHFEQHAAVAPHRNTGPYGHGRTLACIIGPNGQRIPGCIRQCLTGQPANFRASTGIVVALAANKKRRKRRTRKFKFHRPKVHAPHRRPGLLRRLIAQQKLLG; translated from the exons ATGGCGG AACTGTTCGACAAGTACGTGTGCACAAACTGCCAAGAAGATATACAGGGAATTCGTGTCCACTGTGCAGAATGTACGGATTTTGAGTTGTGTCTGCAG TGTTTTGCGGCTGGTGTTGAGATCGGAGCTCATCGGAATGATCACAATTATCAGTTCATGGACACGGGCATTCTGTCCATCTTCCGGGGCAAGGGAGGGTGGTCCGCGAGAGAAGAATTGCACCTCCTGAATGCCATTGAGCAATTTGGGTTTGGGAATTGGGAGGATATTAGCAAACACATTGAGACTCGTAGTCCAGAGGAGGCCAAGGAGGAATATGTCAATCATTTCCTTTTGGGAACAATTGGACGACATACGTGGCAACCAACGGTTGAAACCATGAGGCCCCATCTAACAGATCACACTGTGTACGAGGACAATGGGCCACTCAGTCAGTTGATCACCCAGCGTCTGCCGCCAATTGATGTATTGCCCGATGAAGCTACCCAGTTGTGTTATATGCCCAACCGGGATGACTTCGAGCGGGAATACGATACGGCGGCCGAACAGCTGGTGTCCTCCTTGTCTCTCAGTGTGGACGACGAAGAGACTGATATTGTGCTGAAATTGGCCCAGGTGGACATTTACACCAGACGCCTCCGGGAACGGGCTCGGAGGAAGCGTCTGGTGCGTGACTACCAGCTCGTGGCAAATTTCTTCCGGGGCACCCTCCGGAGAACACGATACTCGCGCGAACAGAGGGAGATGCGCGATCGTTTTCGggtatttgctcaattttacaCAGCTCATGAATTTGAGCGACTTCTGAGTTCTCTGGATCGGGAAAAGGCCCTTAGGATTCGCCTCAGTGAACTCCATAGATACCGCTGGAATGGACTTACCAGCATGGATGAGTGTGTGCATTTTGAACAACATGCAGCTGTAGCGCCCCACAGAAACACCGGCCCGTATGGACATGGACGCACG TTGGCGTGCATTATTGGACCAAATGGTCAGAGAATTCCCGGATGTATAAGACAATGTCTTACAGGACAACCGGCAAACTTCCGAGCGTCAACAGGCATTGTCGTCGCACTTGCAGCAAATAAGAAAAGG aGAAAGCGCCGCACCCGTAAATTCAAGTTCCACCGTCCAAAAGTCCATGCACCACACCGTCGACCAGGTCTCCTCCGAAGGCTCATCGCTCAACAGAAACTCCTTGGATAG
- the LOC129798169 gene encoding protein suppressor of hairy wing produces MSTRERKRGRKATSVISVQINENNEIECMEMDENSQDTQDSQYLDMSEASSPPQVTINVQEETVVEHVCGKCGKVYRSLGALKRHLELCRSVDYDSAEFDGEGVPQEDEMQGIEVIHVKKEENEVSEITMENYKVSEDSSDTFKKPLPKKVSPKKVSPKKVPKEKGTKSPKRLCYCCDEDLASAHMGHIKCKQCPKSFKGHKNLSKHISMLHSPITYFPCNLCKATCPSQEVLDLHLDAHKTGKPYSCQKCGKDFTRKYHLERHLAHTGCDRERPKVELPCEVCGKVFSRIDNLREHLRGHMGQTLRKKDYQCPHCEKAFYGLSLLNIHIRTHTGEKPFACDLCPKAFPSNGALRKHRRMHTGEKPYECKTCSARFSAKETLNRHVKIHTGDRPHKCNICGNSFIQATQLRAHMFHHTGEHGFQCKYCKKSFNRKARLVSHIKYTHEGEKPLECAECGRTYLRKEELIRHMEMHNGIKNYICETCNKKFSTRTALNSHLHIHQPVDPSACSECGKVFIRVDCLLRHMKAKHRSAVEEILINAEKKKINDRIRELGAVIENAPIVFANDGDSNAFEGTTYIIEEFEPEPEPEPQNEEYTEVIPYNEEDDMLVEGEEEVPVKIEESPKRRARGVSKVAVKEEYVKEELGDDSIFMSDEALKKSITKLLSTLIDDETLTNLGWPDEPVENVLSALIKQCGHTPSDYTDCVDYTSKMRENAKILFTVVIENDVIKSMLNNHTVDEVIVKVLKMAKNN; encoded by the exons ATGAGTACGAGGGAACGCAAGAGAGGCCGAAAGGCAACATCGGTGATCAGTGTTCAGATCAATGAGAACAATGAGATTGAATGCATGGAAATGGATGAGAATTCCCAAGATACTCAAGATTCGCAGTATCTGGACATGTCAGAGGCTTCGAGTCCTCCTCAAGTGACCATCAATGTCCAGGAGGAGACTGTCGTTGAGCATGTTTGTGGGAAATGTGGGAAGGTTTACCGGTCACTTGGGGCTCTCAAGAGGCATCTGGAACTCTGCCGATCAGTCGATTACGACTCCGCAGAATTTGACGGGGAGGGGGTGCCCCAGGAGGATGAAATGCAAGGGATTGAGGTGATCCACGTGAAGAAGGAAGAGAATGAAGTGAGTGAAATCACAATGGAAAACTACAAGGTATCTGAAGATTCTTCGGATACCTTCAAGAAACCCCTTCCCAAGAAAGTCAGCCCTAAAAAAGTCTCTCCCAAAAAAGTGCCAAAGGAGAAAGGGACGAAATCTCCCAAGAGATTGTGCTACTGCTGCGATGAAGATCTGGCTTCAGCTCAT ATGGGCCATATAAAGTGCAAGCAGTGCCCAAAGTCCTTCAAAGGTCACAAGAATCTGTCCAAGCACATTTCAATGCTCCATTCGCCCATCACCTACTTCCCGTGTAACCTCTGCAAAGCCACCTGTCCGAGTCAGGAGGTGCTTGACCTTCACCTCGACGCCCACAAAACGGGCAAACCCTATTCGTGCCAGAAGTGTGGCAAAGACTTCACCCGAAAGTACCATCTGGAGCGCCATTTGGCGCACACCGGATGCGATCGTGAACGCCCAAAGGTCGAGCTTCCGTGTGAGGTCTGTGGGAAGGTATTTTCTCGCATTGATAACCTACGGGAGCACCTCCGTGGTCACATGGGGCAGACACTTCGCAAGAAGGACTATCAGTGTCCTCATTGCGAAAAGGCCTTCTATGGCCTGTCTCTGCTCAATATTCACATTCGTACGCACACGGGCGAGAAGCCTTTTGCCTGTGATCTTTGCCCAAAGGCTTTTCCATCAAATGGGGCCCTCAGGAAGCACAGGAGGATGCACACGGGGGAGAAGCCCTACGAGTGCAAAACG TGTTCTGCACGATTCTCAGCTAAAGAAACTCTCAATCGTCACGTGAAGATTCACACGGGAGATAGACCTCATAAGTGCAATATTTGTGGCAATTCATTCATTCAGGCCACTCAATTGCGTGCTCATATGTTCCATCATACGGGAGAGCATGGTTTTCAGTGTAAATACTGCAAGAAGTCCTTCAACAGAAAGGCAAG acTCGTGTCTCATATTAAATACACGCATGAAGGTGAAAAGCCATTGGAATGTGCCGAATGTGGACGAACGTATTTGAGAAAGGAAGAACTCATTCGTCACATGGAGATGCACAATGGGATTAAGA ATTACATTTGTGAGACATGCAACAAGAAATTCTCCACAAGAACTGCCCTCAATTCTCACTTGCACATTCATCAGCCGGTCGATCCGTCGGCCTGCAGTGAATGTGGAAAGGTATTTATTCGTGTTGATTGTTTGTTGCGTCACATGAAGGCAAAGCATAGGAGTGCAGTTGAGGAGATTCTCATAAATGCGGAGAAGAAGAAGATTAATGATCGTATTCGCGAACTTGGTGCAGTTATTGAGAATGCTCCAATTGTTTTTGCCAATGACGGAGATAGTAATGCCTTTGAAGGGACAACGTATATCATTGAGGAATTTGAGCCAGAGCCAGAGCCTGAGCCTCAAAATGAGGAATATACTGAAGTTATTCCTTACAATGAGGAAGATGATATGCTCGTTGAGGGAGAAGAAGAGGTTCCAGTTAAAATTGAGGAATCGCCCAAGAGAAGGGCAAGAGGAGTGTCGAAGGTTGCAGTGAAGGAGGAATATGTTAAGGAAGAACTTGGGGATGATAGTATCTTTATGAGTGATGAAGCACTGAAGAAGAGCATTACTAAATTACTCAGTACACTCATTGACGATGAGACACTGACGAATCTTGGATGGCCAGATGAGCCAGTTGAAAATGTTCTAAGTGCCCTGATTAAGCAATGTGGTCATACTCCATCGGACTACACCGATTGTGTTGACTATACTTCCAAGATGcgagaaaatgcaaaaatcctCTTTACTGTCGTCATTGAGAATGACGTCATTAAATCAATGCTCAATAATCATACAGTAGATGAAGTAATCGTAAAAGTTCTCAAAATGGCCAAAAACAACTAG
- the LOC129798167 gene encoding WD repeat-containing protein 37, whose translation MPFENTSKTGVKAKRSPRLSSLAEDILPTDDAPFRARLHQLFSQIEKEFEGLYLENLSLQEKLDAMGARGGDVVGAERSPAGEMMDSELATGKSLKAKFGVVAGGKVKASHKLRAQTSRIVSSFKAQSVVCSIVRDYCGHKDGVWQVGAKTGQPIIGTASADHTACIWGVDSGRCLLQYQGHGGSVNSLKFHQNRDLVLTGSGDGTAHIWQAAVNWEVPTRKGHSSEEELEEDEEPVEERDRVDVLRTPVCEFSGPGGHTSVIVAADWLPGGDQIITASWDRSAILWDVETREPLQPLTGHDHELTHACAHQTQRLVVTASRDSTFRLWDFREQIPAVSVFQGHTESVTSTVFTRDDKVVSGSDDRTVKVWELRNMRSALTTIRTDSAVNRLGVSPTGVIAIPHDNRHIRLFDLNGQRVARLPRTSRQGHRRMVSSVCWAPEEPNTSCNLYSCGFDRRVLGWAISLPKEST comes from the exons atgcccTTTGAAAATACAAGTAAGACTGGCGTGAAGGCCAAACGGAGTCCCAGGCTGTCGAGTCTGGCTGAAGACATCCTACCCACAGACGATGCCCCCTTCAGGGCACGACTGCATCAACTCTTCTCGCAGATCGAGAAGGAGTTCGAGGGGCTGTACCTGGAGAACCTGAGCT TGCAGGAGAAATTGGATGCAATGGGGGCCAGGGGTGGGGATGTCGTGGGAGCTGAACGGAGTCCAGCGGGTGAGATGATGGACAGTGAATTGGCCACGGGGAAGAGTCTCAAGGCAAAGTTTGGGGTTGTGGCAGGTGGGAAGGTCAAAGCCAGTCACAAGCTGCGGGCTCAGACCAGTCGGATTGTGTCGAGTTTCAAGGCTCAAAGTGTCGTTTGTAGCATCGTGAGGGATTACTGTGGGCACAAGGATGGTGTATGGCAGGTTGGGGCAAAGACTGGGCAGCCCATCATTGGTACAGCATCAGCTGACCATACTGCCTGCATCTGGGGCGTAGACAGTGGTCGATGCCTCTTGCAGTATCAGGGTCATGGGGGCTCAGTCAACTCCCTGAAATTCCACCAGAACAGAGATTTGGTCCTCACGGGCAGTGGAGATGGGACAGCCCATATCTGGCAGGCTGCTGTCAATTGGGAAGTTCCCACGCGCAAGGGACATTCCTCGGAGGAGGAATTGGAGGAAGACGAGGAGCCAGTAGAGGAAAGGGATAGGGTTGATGTACTTAGAACGCCGGTTTGTGAATTTTCCGGACCAGGTGGTCACACCTCGGTCATTGTGGCTGCTGACTGGCTCCCAGGTGGAGATCAGATTATCACAGCCAGTTGGGATAGGAGCGCAATTCTCTGGGATGTAGAGACACGGGAACCCTTGCAGCCACTCACTGGACACGATCATGAACTCACTCATGCGTGTGCCCATCAGACTCAGAGGCTGGTGGTCACTGCCTCCAGGGACAGCACATTCCGGCTGTGGGACTTCCGGGAGCAGATTCCGGCAGTTTCTGTATTCCAGGGGCACACGGAGAGTGTCACGTCGACCGTCTTCACGCGAGACGACAAAGTAGTCTCCGGGTCAGACGATCGTACCGTGAAGGTTTGGGAGTTGCGTAACATGAGATCAGCCCTGACGACCATCAGGACCGATTCGGCAGTCAACAGGTTGGGTGTTTCGCCCACCGGGGTCATTGCCATTCCCCACGACAATCGCCACATCCGTCTCTTTGATCTCAATGGGCAGCGAGTGGCCAGATTGCCCAGAACTAGTCGACAG GGTCATCGGCGAATGGTGTCATCCGTTTGCTGGGCACCTGAGGAACCAAATACGAGTTGCAATCTCTACTCCTGTGGCTTCGATCGCCGTGTCCTTGGCTGGGCCATCAGTCTGCCCAAGGAGAGCACGTAG
- the LOC129798168 gene encoding vesicle transport through interaction with t-SNAREs homolog 1B: protein MANYDWEEHNRRTILEGRAALERTSASLARSNIVAIETEQIGTEIVSELGEQRESLLRSQRGLQNANEGLSKSRTVLRAMQRNVLYNKLTLILIILLEIFILGGLLFLKFK, encoded by the exons atggcaaattacgaTTGGGAGGAACACAACAGGCGCACCATCCTAGAAGGACGAGCTGCCCTGGAGCGGACATCAGCCAGTTTGGCCAGATCAAATATTGTGGCCATTGAAACAGAACAAATTGGCACAGAG ATTGTGTCGGAGTTGGGTGAACAAAGGGAGAGTTTATTGAGGAGTCAGCGAGGTCTCCAGAATGCCAATGAAGGACTCTCCAAGTCCCGGACCGTGCTGAGAGCGATGCAACGGAATGTCTTGTACAACAAGCTCACGCTCATTTTGATAATTCTgctggaaatttttattttgggtGGATTGTTGTTTCTGAAGTTTAAGTAG